TTAATTCTCTGATAAAATTTCATGGATTCTGTTTTTGGTACTATGAAGTTGAAGGCTGCAAAGGTATGGTTTCATTGTATAGATATAGAAATCTTGAGCTTGAAGCTCTCTTTTGGGAGATCAATAGTTTCATATTggcataaaaagaaacaattacCTGAAATGTGAAAACTGATAAGTCTTGTCTAATCCAAACAAAGCTCATTGATTTGATCTCCCAGCCCACACTTGTTGAACTCAGAAAACATTTCCGTGTGAAATATTGGGAACGGATCCTTCTCTGTTTCAACTGCAATGTGCTAAAGTTGAAAATAGCTTCTTCTATTGGTAGTCAAATTGATGGATCTCTTCTTAACTCTTTTTGTAGATGGAACATTGCTGAAATGTGGGAGAAGTTGAGAGGGAAAAGGTTGATGTTTGTTGGGGATTCGCTGAATCGGGGGCAATGGATTTCAATGGTTTGTTTGCTTCAATCTGTGATTCCAGCTGATAAGAAATCCATGTCGCCAAATGCCCCTCTTACCATTTTTCGAGCTGAGGTAAATAGTAACTTGTTTAGGTTAGTGTTCATCTTGTAGGAAATATTGTCATATAACTTGCAAAATCTCTTTAACATAACAAGGGGAAATCAAGATTGGCTCACGTGAGAAGAATCCTTTTCATTTGACTGCTGAATATTGTCTTAAGATATAATTTCTCTGTCATGTGATTTATGAATTGCAGGAGTACAATGCCACCATAGAGTTTCTCTGGGCACCCCTTCTTGTGGAATCCAATTCAGATGACCCTGTGAATCACCGATTGGATGAGCGAATAATACGTCCGGATTCAGTACTTAAGCATTCGTCAGAATGGGAGCATGCTGATATATTAGTTTTCAATACCTATTTGTGGTGGAGACAAGGCCCAGTTAAGCTATTGTCAGTATAACTTATATTCTATGTTTAGTTCAAGTTTCTGACTTGCCTTCAAACTCTAATATCATGCTGCTTATCGAGCTTAAACGTTTCCTTGTAGATGGAGTGCTGAAGAAAATGGAGCTTGTGAAGAACTAGATGGGCGTGAAGCTATGGAATTGGTTATGACGACATGGGCAGACTGGGTGGCTTCACGGGCCATTCCCCTGAAAAAACGGATCTTTTTCGTCACTATGTCCCCAACGCATCTGTGGTATGTTCCTAAAACCCTGCTAATGAACTTCCATTAATCATAACACTTAGTTATTACCATATTCTGCTGTTTAGTACGTACTGCAAATAGTTTTTATCGTCACCTTCTATCTCATCCTGAAATCTTGGGATTGCCCTTCTGTTATATAATCGACAATcaaagattaagaaaaacgTAAATAGTAGATAATTGTGTGTTAGCTACATCCACAAGCAGAGaaagacaattttttattagaaagaaaatatcaaaatacaGATCAAAGGCACCAGCAGACTAGTAGAGTAAGAGAGTTTCTACAGCACCCTCCTCTAAACCTTATTAGCCAACATTCAACTTAGGTTTTGGGGGCATTGCCCTTGAACACCTGCTAGGTTGCATCACCCATGGACTCTGACTTGCTATTCAGGAGATTCCATGCtcaatcatttaattaaagtaCCAGATAACGTATTCAAGATATTCCAACACTTTCTTATCTATTTACTTGCAAAAGCTTTGATTTGTAAGAAGTGTTATCATCATCTCATCATGAATATTGGGAAAGTAATGCACTGCTTGTTTCCATGAATCTAAGGAGCCGAGAGTGGGAACCAGGAAGTGAAGGGAACTGCTACAACGAGAAAACACCAATCGAATTGGAAAGCTATTGGGGAAGTGGGTCAGACCAGCCAACAATGAGCACTGTCAAGAAGGTCGTTGACAAGTTAAGCTTAGAGGTAACAGTTCTCAACATCACACAGCTTTCAGAGTATCGAAAAGATGGTCACCCATCCATCTATCGCAAGTTCTGGGAAGAGCTAAGCCCCCAACAACTATCAAACCCTGCAAGTTATTCAGATTGTATACATTGGTGTTTACCAGGTGTGCCTGATGTTTGGAATGAActtctcttccattttttgtgaaaatattCTGGCTTATTTTATAGAATTGGttttataattgtaatttgttttattggaAAATCTCATGAAAAAGATTAGGTTTTCCTACtctttataatattattcttttctccTATGCTTGGTATGTCATCACATCACACTAATTTGCAGTTTGTGGATCTCACAACTAAACAGCATATTGTTTATCACAACACTAAATTACTTGGAGTAGAGTCACTCATCTAGCTGCAATGCTTTGGTCGAATATCAGTTGCTATCCTTTGATCACTTGCACTACTCAAATATTTAACTGCACTGTAATTGAATTGTAAAACTATAATAGTTCTATACGACCTGATCTCGagcaaaataattgagatcCACCTCTTTTTCGGATTctatgacaaaagaaaaatggaaactaTACGAAAAATAGAATGCCTAACCTGATGTTGTAAGTGATTTTCTCTATCTTGCATTGTATGAATGCAGCAGATTGACATAAAATGCAGTCTCAAGTccaaacaaaagtaaaaattttgaattatggctcaaagtataaatttttactaaaaatatttactcaaacaaactatttatgttcaaatatttgaatatttaagcAAATAATTTcagcttttatttattataattttttagtcaaacaatagaaaaataaaatctctaCCTCCAATGTTAGAGCAATTAGTGTGAGTTGTATATGAAGtaactttcaattcttttaaatatttattatattttcatgttcTCATAATTATTctcatttaaatatgatatcaGTTTATTTATACCATCTTTTTAAATTCGAAGCGTTacaattcatttataaatatatatgaatttatttgaaaCAACATTTGAATGTCATTGAGTATATAAccaatatataaaagattgaaaagttggaagaagaaatttgaattgagagtgagaaaaaatgattgaattaaGAAGTCCTCAGGTTCAATTATTTTGGAGGGATGAACATCAAATTCTTTGTTCCTCCTTCAAAGCTCCGTGGAGGGGATTGACGGACGAATTCATAAACACCAAATAGTgacaatgaagaaaaatgtgaaCAAAATATGCTAAACCAAGAGATTATGTAGCTAAAATTGAGAGATTGGTAGAGAAATGTAATTTTAGgaatcttttgaaaattgggAATTCTTTAggcattttcttttcactttgaAGAACTCTCAAGTAACTCGACCCTAACTTTTGTAACCTTAACAATGGATGTTTGTTATCTTAGGATTAGAACCATCCAAAGAATATACGCAAACTCAATGAAAATAAACCAAACGGTTCGCTATCAATAAAGGGTAATTACAATGGATTACAATTTTAAGCATAATAATTAAGAGTATAAcactatctttttttaaaaaaatataaatatagcaaagtttaTCAGCGATATACTTTAGTTGTTACACTTTTATGGTCTATTAATAACCAATAGACTCATGTTGCTGATGGGTTTTGACAAACTTTGccatatttgaatttttttttaaaaaaatgttattatatatatgttaatacttcgaatttaattgttttagatGGTAGAGTACATGGGTTGTGTTGGGTTAGattggaaaatattttagacTCAACCTAATTTTTCGAGCTGTAAATTTTTTCAACTCAACCCAATCATGTAATACTTGGGCTGGGTTGAGTTATTTGAGtcatttattaacatttttgttctgaaaacaagaaaaatgttaatacTATTgtgaaataataacaaaaaagaaaaaacaacataaatgaGAATAGATGAGTAGAGAAGACAATTGAACTCAATTGTGGTGTgtattacaaaataaacatcTATTTATAGGCTATGTGATGGTATAAGTGTATTGTTGTTGCAATTCGTCTAGGAGTGATGTGTTGTTAAGCCTTAACCCCTAGACAAAATACCCAGACCGAATGCGTAATGTGTTGGTATCTCGCCTAGACAAATCGCCTTCTCTAGTTAGCTCACGCACATAACGGTTAAATTGCCAAATGATCACTTTGCCTACTAATCTCACCATCTGGTTAAAACACCTAGTGATCACCTCACTTGTTACCTGGTTAAAATGCCTAATGATGAAAACACTTGAAAAAATCGTCTGGTCAGAACACGTACTACAAAACcgaaaaagttagaaaatggTTGAGTCGCAGAGCTTGCTGTCTTTAAGACGTTTCGCGACTCTACTCTTTTTGTGCAAACAGATTTGATCGCCCCGTCATCcccaagattttttttataaaaaaaaaaccaggttcttcatttagttttatattgaAACTAATCAAAATTCTCAACACTCAAATAGAAACTCTAATGCTCGATATACTAACAGAGAATTTTGGGAGAGGACGAAATCGTTGTTTTGTCTTTGTCCGTATATTTTAGAAGAGAATAATgagataaatatatagtaagtCGGAAGAGACTCCAATGGTcataatattaataacaaaagaaaaactgattGATAAATaccatttattttgaaacacGATTTcggttttgaaaagtttaatttaccaaaaatgtttataataagaaaacggtttagcaaaaatatattattattttattcctcTCCACGCCCGTCTGGCGGTGCGTGGAGATATCAACAAACCTACATTTACCTATCTCCTCATCTCTTCCAAAACTTGGGTGCCCTTGGAGCCTAAACCCATGAATAAATATGTGAGTTTATATAGGAGACTTCCACGTTGCTCTCCAAGTAACGTGGGGATGCatgtttagaataaaataataattaatatttctttgctcaaaatttttattacatGTACAATATAGAATTCAATAGGTTGGATGTTACAACTTACAATTGAATGGTAGTTATATAACAATTAGTAACCTATATGTTATGGATATCTacattcataatatataattatattttataatactcCCCTTAGATATcgattttatataaaataaatgactCGTTAAAACCTTACTAGGAGAAAATCTGATGggaaaaaaattctattgaagaaaaaa
This is a stretch of genomic DNA from Cucumis sativus cultivar 9930 chromosome 4, Cucumber_9930_V3, whole genome shotgun sequence. It encodes these proteins:
- the LOC101214109 gene encoding protein trichome birefringence-like 35 encodes the protein MMQQRWNRRKTHLHLLGLLFVFFIVLTILHSEHSIQQIHENPDPEAHRQDASLSFVKPNVLISRNGAPEILDRFSKCNGTREYSGRKISWSGRKTESSRRKVRSERCDVFSGKWVFDNTSYPLYNESKCPYMSDQLACHKHGRTDLRYQYWRWQPHDCNLKRWNIAEMWEKLRGKRLMFVGDSLNRGQWISMVCLLQSVIPADKKSMSPNAPLTIFRAEEYNATIEFLWAPLLVESNSDDPVNHRLDERIIRPDSVLKHSSEWEHADILVFNTYLWWRQGPVKLLWSAEENGACEELDGREAMELVMTTWADWVASRAIPLKKRIFFVTMSPTHLWSREWEPGSEGNCYNEKTPIELESYWGSGSDQPTMSTVKKVVDKLSLEVTVLNITQLSEYRKDGHPSIYRKFWEELSPQQLSNPASYSDCIHWCLPGVPDVWNELLFHFL